A portion of the Roseovarius sp. SCSIO 43702 genome contains these proteins:
- the lptC gene encoding LPS export ABC transporter periplasmic protein LptC: protein MASDEFYTRLIGWLKVVLPLVALGLLSTLFLLSRKVDPTSNLPLSDVDLEQRAQDQGVSNPSFSGVTSGGEEVTFRAETVRPDPENLERVLADRVVAKFILENGTEIDVTADHGTAGRDMRDAELRGDVRVTTTTGYDLRTELLEADFETMGAEAPGQVTGTGPAGDLEAGRMKLVSEGSDGSVHLLFTDGVKLLYQPRENEE, encoded by the coding sequence GTGGCGAGCGACGAGTTCTATACGCGCCTCATCGGCTGGCTCAAGGTGGTCCTGCCGCTGGTCGCGCTGGGCCTCCTCTCGACACTTTTCCTGTTGTCGCGCAAGGTGGATCCCACCTCGAACCTGCCGCTTTCCGATGTCGATCTCGAGCAGCGGGCGCAGGATCAGGGCGTGAGCAACCCGAGCTTTTCCGGTGTGACGAGCGGGGGCGAGGAGGTGACGTTCCGGGCCGAGACGGTTCGGCCCGATCCCGAGAACCTCGAACGCGTGCTGGCGGATCGCGTGGTGGCGAAATTCATCCTCGAGAATGGCACGGAGATCGACGTGACCGCCGACCATGGCACGGCTGGGCGGGATATGCGCGATGCGGAACTGCGTGGGGATGTGCGTGTGACGACGACAACCGGGTACGACCTTCGCACGGAACTTCTGGAGGCCGATTTCGAGACGATGGGCGCGGAAGCACCCGGGCAAGTCACGGGAACGGGGCCGGCCGGAGATCTCGAGGCCGGACGAATGAAACTGGTTTCGGAGGGGTCCGATGGCAGCGTGCATTTGCTGTTCACCGACGGTGTGAAGCTGCTATACCAACCGCGGGAGAACGAAGAATGA
- the recQ gene encoding DNA helicase RecQ, whose translation MPGAATLLRDVFGFDAFRPGQEEIVHSVTTGQNVLAIMPTGGGKSLCYQLPALMREGVTVVISPLIALMRDQVRALRAAGVEAGALTSGNTEEETDAVWAALSENRLKLLYIAPERLAAGSSLGMLRRAGVSLIAVDEAHCVSQWGHDFRPDYLRIGELRRALGVPLAAFTATADAETRDEIVEKLFDGQPPITYLHGFDRPNLHLAFAPKDGPRRQIMNFAAARQGQSGIVYCGTRAKTETLAQALREGGHNAVAYHGGMEADDRRQVEHRFNTEDGLVVVATVAFGMGVDKPDIRWVAHADLPKSIEAYYQEIGRAGRDGAPAETLTLFGPDDIRLRRAQIDEGLAPPERRMADHARLNALLGLAEAQTCRRATLLRYFGDSETTCGNCDLCDNPPDLFDGTEAVRKALSAILRTGEYFGAGHLIDILTGNDTEKVRARGHDRLPTFGVGRDLPHGEWQSIFRQMMGLDLVRPDPDRHGALRMTEGARPVLRDEENVTLRRDTLASKSPRPAVRTLVSDEDAPLLSALKAKRRALAEAANVPAYIVFNDRTLIEMAERRPATLDQMAGITGVGAKKLEQYGDAFLTVITGASEQVHPTRRKLAGKEAGTLYDRLLDAQNSLRQGESGTEKPLTCSTSLLARLASSRPRDTAGLVRILGERRAERFGPAFLDVLADAD comes from the coding sequence ATGCCCGGCGCTGCCACGCTTTTGCGCGATGTGTTTGGATTCGACGCCTTCCGTCCCGGACAGGAGGAGATCGTCCACTCCGTCACCACGGGCCAGAACGTGTTGGCCATCATGCCGACGGGCGGCGGCAAGTCCTTATGTTATCAACTTCCCGCGCTCATGCGCGAGGGTGTTACCGTCGTCATCTCTCCGCTCATCGCGCTCATGCGCGATCAGGTCCGCGCCCTGCGCGCGGCGGGTGTCGAGGCGGGGGCGCTCACCTCCGGCAACACCGAGGAGGAAACCGACGCGGTCTGGGCCGCGCTTTCCGAAAATCGGCTGAAACTTCTCTATATCGCACCCGAGCGGCTTGCCGCGGGATCGTCGCTCGGCATGCTCCGCCGGGCGGGCGTCTCGCTCATCGCGGTGGACGAGGCGCACTGCGTCTCGCAATGGGGACATGACTTCCGGCCCGACTATCTTCGCATCGGTGAATTGCGGCGCGCGCTGGGTGTGCCCCTCGCCGCCTTCACGGCCACGGCCGACGCCGAAACACGCGACGAGATCGTCGAGAAGCTCTTCGACGGGCAACCTCCCATCACCTATCTTCACGGGTTCGACCGGCCCAACCTCCACCTGGCCTTTGCCCCCAAGGACGGCCCGCGCCGCCAGATCATGAATTTCGCCGCCGCCCGACAGGGACAATCCGGCATCGTCTACTGCGGAACGCGCGCCAAGACCGAGACACTGGCTCAGGCGCTGCGCGAGGGGGGGCACAATGCCGTTGCCTATCACGGCGGGATGGAGGCTGACGACCGCCGCCAGGTCGAGCATCGCTTCAACACCGAGGACGGGCTTGTCGTCGTGGCGACGGTGGCTTTCGGCATGGGCGTGGACAAGCCCGACATTCGCTGGGTCGCCCACGCCGATCTGCCCAAGTCGATCGAAGCCTATTACCAGGAAATCGGCCGCGCCGGACGCGATGGCGCACCGGCCGAAACGCTCACGCTCTTCGGCCCTGATGACATTCGCCTGCGCCGCGCCCAGATCGACGAAGGCCTCGCCCCGCCCGAGCGCCGCATGGCCGATCACGCCCGGCTCAACGCGCTTCTCGGCTTGGCCGAGGCCCAGACCTGCAGGCGTGCCACTCTCCTGCGCTACTTCGGCGATTCGGAAACGACCTGCGGCAATTGCGACCTTTGCGACAATCCCCCCGATCTCTTCGACGGGACCGAGGCCGTGCGCAAGGCGCTTTCGGCAATCCTGCGCACGGGCGAGTATTTCGGCGCCGGCCACCTGATCGACATCCTGACCGGCAACGATACCGAAAAGGTGCGCGCCCGCGGACACGATCGGCTTCCGACCTTCGGCGTTGGCCGCGATCTGCCGCACGGCGAGTGGCAAAGCATCTTCCGGCAGATGATGGGTCTTGACCTCGTGCGCCCCGATCCCGACCGGCATGGCGCCCTTCGGATGACCGAAGGCGCCCGCCCGGTGCTGCGCGATGAGGAAAACGTCACGCTCCGACGCGACACGCTCGCCTCCAAATCCCCACGCCCGGCAGTCAGGACGCTTGTTTCGGACGAGGACGCGCCGCTCCTTTCCGCGCTCAAGGCCAAGCGCCGTGCGTTGGCCGAGGCCGCGAACGTGCCCGCCTACATCGTCTTCAACGATCGCACCCTCATCGAGATGGCCGAACGCCGACCCGCCACGCTCGACCAGATGGCGGGTATAACGGGCGTGGGCGCCAAGAAGCTCGAACAATATGGCGACGCCTTCCTCACCGTGATCACCGGCGCCTCCGAGCAGGTCCACCCGACCCGTCGCAAGCTGGCAGGAAAGGAGGCAGGAACGCTCTACGACCGGCTGCTCGACGCACAGAACAGTCTCAGACAGGGCGAGTCGGGTACCGAGAAACCGCTTACATGCTCCACATCTCTCTTGGCCAGGCTCGCCTCCAGCCGGCCGCGCGATACGGCCGGTCTCGTTCGTATTCTTGGAGAGCGGCGCGCCGAGCGGTTCGGCCCCGCCTTTCTGGACGTTCTGGCTGACGCGGACTAA
- the arfB gene encoding alternative ribosome rescue aminoacyl-tRNA hydrolase ArfB, producing MLRVNDQISIEDWELTEQFVRSSGPGGQNVNKVASAVELRFEAERSPNLPDPVKKRLKRLAGRRWTDAGTIVIQCDEERSQARNRDIARERLIELIAKAARKPKRRIPTRPTLGWKKRRLKAKKARGEVKSLRGKVDPET from the coding sequence ATGCTGAGAGTAAACGACCAGATAAGCATCGAGGACTGGGAGCTGACCGAACAGTTCGTGCGGTCAAGCGGACCGGGTGGCCAGAACGTCAACAAGGTTGCCTCCGCCGTCGAGCTGCGCTTCGAGGCGGAACGGTCGCCGAACCTTCCCGATCCCGTGAAGAAACGGCTGAAACGCCTGGCAGGCCGGAGATGGACCGACGCCGGCACCATCGTGATCCAGTGCGATGAGGAACGCAGCCAGGCACGCAACCGCGATATCGCGCGCGAACGGCTGATCGAGCTCATCGCGAAGGCGGCCCGAAAGCCGAAGAGGCGGATCCCGACGCGACCGACGCTCGGGTGGAAAAAACGCAGGCTCAAGGCCAAGAAGGCACGGGGCGAGGTCAAGTCCCTGCGTGGCAAGGTCGACCCCGAGACCTGA
- the hpf gene encoding ribosome hibernation-promoting factor, HPF/YfiA family, producing MRYQISGKQIDIGAALQTHVKNSLGAAVEKYAERPTDANVVFSKSASEFVCEATVHLSTGLTVQAKAHAHEIYAAFDSCCEKMEKQLRRYKRRLKDHHRDRAQPVELLGASSYILASDNRDGESEPDSLQPIIIAETETKIPALSVGEAVMQMELAGAPVLVFRNEAKDGLNVVYRREDGNIGWIDP from the coding sequence ATGCGGTATCAAATCAGCGGAAAACAGATCGACATCGGCGCTGCCCTGCAAACCCACGTCAAGAATTCCCTGGGCGCAGCGGTCGAGAAATATGCCGAGCGGCCGACGGATGCCAATGTGGTCTTTTCCAAGAGCGCGAGCGAATTCGTGTGCGAGGCGACCGTCCATCTTTCCACCGGTCTGACCGTGCAGGCCAAGGCCCATGCGCATGAAATCTACGCGGCGTTCGATTCCTGCTGCGAAAAGATGGAAAAACAACTGCGCCGCTACAAGCGTCGGCTGAAGGATCATCATCGCGACCGCGCGCAGCCGGTTGAACTCTTGGGCGCATCCTCCTATATCCTCGCCTCTGATAACCGGGACGGAGAATCGGAACCCGACTCCCTGCAACCGATCATCATCGCCGAGACGGAGACGAAGATCCCCGCCCTTAGCGTCGGTGAGGCCGTGATGCAGATGGAACTTGCCGGGGCGCCGGTCCTCGTCTTTCGAAACGAGGCGAAAGACGGATTGAACGTGGTGTATCGTCGCGAAGACGGCAACATCGGGTGGATCGATCCGTGA
- the lptB gene encoding LPS export ABC transporter ATP-binding protein yields MSQAPDLKLAHEAQGLRISNLRKSYRKRVVIRDVSLDVRQGEVAALLGPNGSGKTTTFYAIAGLIQPEAGKVEIDGRDVTRLPMYRRAKLGIGYLPQEMSIFRGLSVEDNIMAILDITHSDRYTRRKRLEELLSEFSIEHLRRAPALALSGGERRRVEIARCLAADPKYLLLDEPFAGVDPISVGDIRHLVADLRKRGIGVLITDHNVRETLEIVDRAYILHDGKVLMSGTADDVVANENVRRVYLGENFKIY; encoded by the coding sequence ATGAGCCAAGCGCCCGACCTCAAGCTTGCGCACGAGGCGCAGGGTCTCAGGATTTCCAACCTGAGAAAGAGCTATCGCAAGCGGGTGGTGATCCGCGACGTGTCGCTCGACGTGAGGCAAGGCGAGGTGGCGGCCCTCTTGGGGCCGAACGGTTCGGGCAAGACCACGACCTTCTATGCGATCGCGGGCCTCATCCAACCCGAGGCCGGCAAGGTCGAGATCGACGGTCGCGATGTCACGCGCCTTCCTATGTATCGCCGCGCGAAACTGGGGATCGGCTATCTGCCGCAGGAGATGTCGATCTTTCGCGGCCTGTCGGTCGAGGACAACATCATGGCGATCCTCGATATCACCCATTCGGATCGCTATACGCGGCGCAAGCGTCTCGAGGAGCTTCTGTCGGAATTCTCGATCGAGCATCTGCGGCGCGCGCCGGCGCTTGCCCTGTCGGGCGGGGAACGTCGGCGCGTCGAGATCGCGCGCTGCCTGGCCGCGGATCCCAAGTATCTTCTGCTCGACGAACCCTTCGCCGGTGTCGACCCGATCAGCGTGGGCGATATCCGGCATCTTGTTGCCGATCTCAGGAAGCGCGGCATTGGCGTGCTGATCACAGATCACAACGTGCGCGAAACGCTCGAGATCGTGGACCGGGCCTATATCCTTCACGACGGCAAGGTCCTGATGTCAGGCACCGCGGATGACGTTGTCGCGAACGAGAATGTGCGGCGTGTCTATCTGGGCGAGAATTTCAAGATCTACTGA
- a CDS encoding acyl-CoA thioesterase translates to MYPFIRLVWQVVKHRRDARLPLTGTHVSTHYCLPWDIDLWWELNNGRTLTIFDLGRIPLAQRVGLIDVLREKGWGLTVAGSVVRYRRRVRMFDRIEMRSRATCWDERFVYVEQSMWKRNGECSSHALLRMAVTGKNGIVPPGEVMAALGRGDESPEMPEWIARWIAAEDARPWPPMQDAD, encoded by the coding sequence ATGTACCCTTTCATTCGCCTGGTCTGGCAGGTCGTCAAGCATCGCAGGGACGCGCGTCTTCCGCTGACCGGGACGCATGTCTCAACGCATTATTGCCTGCCTTGGGATATCGATCTCTGGTGGGAGCTGAACAACGGGCGAACCCTGACAATTTTCGACCTGGGACGGATCCCGCTTGCCCAGCGTGTCGGCCTGATCGACGTGCTGCGCGAGAAGGGGTGGGGCCTCACGGTGGCCGGATCGGTCGTGAGATACCGGCGGCGGGTGCGGATGTTCGACCGCATCGAAATGCGAAGCCGCGCGACCTGTTGGGACGAGCGGTTCGTCTATGTCGAGCAGTCCATGTGGAAGCGGAACGGCGAATGTTCGAGCCACGCGCTTTTGCGGATGGCCGTGACCGGGAAGAACGGGATCGTGCCGCCCGGCGAGGTGATGGCCGCGCTGGGCCGCGGGGACGAGAGCCCGGAGATGCCCGAATGGATCGCGCGATGGATCGCGGCGGAGGATGCGCGGCCCTGGCCACCCATGCAGGACGCCGACTAA
- a CDS encoding MFS transporter: MDEAASRKRIWGWYFFDWASQPYHTLLVTFVFGPFFASIATAHYAGMGLNETLADAKAQSLWSGCLTITGLIIGFGAPLLGAMADTVGKRLPWIVFFSALYVIGASGIWWTNPDGSNLTWALVTFGVGFIGAEYALIFINSQLPSLGTREDVGKISGSGFAFGYAGGLLSLLIMLVFFLEQPTGKTLVGLDPAFGLDPAQREGARFVGPFTALWFAVFMIPYFLWVPDLGPGRRGRGFGDALRLLKRSIMNLGARRSLLTYLGSSMLYRDALNGLYGFGGTYALLVLNWDIVRVGVFGIVGALSAAAFSWIGGRFDGRFGPKPVIIGAILGLTIVCVIIVSMDRSQLLWMPLEDGSGLPDVTFLICGALIGGLGGTLQAASRSLMVRHTDPDAPTESFGLYGLSGRATAFLAPALVWAATEMSGNARIGITPVIGLFLIGLLLLRWVRAEGDQPT, translated from the coding sequence ATGGACGAAGCAGCGAGCAGGAAACGCATCTGGGGTTGGTATTTCTTCGACTGGGCGAGCCAGCCCTATCATACGCTCCTCGTCACCTTCGTTTTCGGACCCTTCTTCGCGAGTATCGCCACGGCCCATTATGCCGGAATGGGGCTGAACGAGACACTGGCGGACGCGAAGGCCCAGAGCCTCTGGTCGGGATGCCTCACGATCACGGGGCTCATCATCGGATTCGGCGCGCCCCTGCTGGGCGCGATGGCGGACACCGTCGGCAAACGGCTGCCCTGGATCGTGTTTTTCTCGGCGCTCTACGTGATCGGCGCGTCGGGAATCTGGTGGACCAACCCGGACGGCTCCAACCTCACATGGGCGCTCGTCACCTTCGGAGTGGGGTTCATCGGTGCGGAATACGCGCTCATCTTCATCAACTCGCAGCTTCCCTCTCTGGGCACGCGGGAGGATGTGGGCAAGATCTCGGGGTCGGGCTTCGCGTTCGGTTACGCGGGAGGGCTTCTGTCGCTTCTCATCATGCTGGTCTTCTTCCTCGAACAGCCCACCGGCAAGACATTGGTGGGGCTCGATCCGGCCTTCGGTCTCGATCCCGCGCAGCGCGAGGGTGCGAGATTCGTGGGACCATTCACCGCGCTCTGGTTCGCGGTATTCATGATCCCCTACTTTCTTTGGGTTCCCGATCTTGGCCCCGGCCGCCGTGGGCGAGGGTTCGGCGACGCGCTGCGGCTTCTGAAACGCTCGATCATGAATCTCGGTGCGCGGCGCAGCCTGCTGACCTATCTCGGGTCCTCGATGCTCTACCGCGACGCGCTGAACGGGCTGTACGGGTTCGGGGGCACCTACGCGCTTCTGGTTCTCAACTGGGATATCGTCCGGGTGGGGGTATTCGGTATCGTGGGTGCCCTGTCGGCGGCGGCGTTCAGTTGGATCGGGGGGCGGTTCGACGGTCGCTTCGGTCCGAAGCCCGTCATCATCGGCGCCATTCTCGGCCTGACGATCGTCTGCGTGATCATCGTCTCGATGGATCGGAGCCAGCTTCTCTGGATGCCGCTCGAGGATGGGTCGGGCCTGCCGGATGTCACGTTCCTGATATGCGGCGCACTGATCGGGGGCCTTGGCGGGACCCTCCAGGCGGCGAGCCGGTCGCTCATGGTCCGTCATACCGATCCGGACGCCCCGACCGAGAGCTTCGGCCTTTACGGCCTGTCAGGTCGCGCCACCGCGTTTCTCGCCCCGGCGCTCGTCTGGGCCGCGACGGAGATGAGTGGGAATGCGCGTATAGGGATCACGCCGGTCATCGGGCTTTTCCTGATCGGACTTCTCCTGCTACGCTGGGTCAGGGCAGAGGGAGATCAACCTACATGA
- the yaaA gene encoding peroxide stress protein YaaA, with protein MLIVVSPAKKLDMEPAAGFVSSEPAFAARAQELAGIAGKLDTDGLRKLMGISENLAKLNADRFANFGEMETKQAALAFAGDTYQGLEAKSLDEDEMAWAQDHLRILSGLYGLLRPLDRIEPYRLEMGSRLETPRGKSLYDYWGDTLAQALNAQAEKLGTETLVNCASQEYFGAVSPDALKLRVITPVFMEEKNGEPKVVSFYAKRARGAMARFIVQKRLTDPDALRDFDSGGYEYRADLSEGDRIAFVRPG; from the coding sequence ATGCTGATCGTCGTCTCGCCCGCCAAGAAACTCGACATGGAACCCGCGGCCGGCTTTGTCTCAAGCGAACCCGCCTTCGCCGCGCGCGCGCAGGAACTGGCCGGTATCGCGGGAAAGCTCGACACGGACGGTCTTCGAAAGCTGATGGGCATCAGCGAGAATCTCGCCAAGCTCAATGCCGACCGTTTCGCGAATTTCGGCGAGATGGAGACGAAACAGGCCGCGCTCGCCTTTGCCGGGGATACATATCAGGGGCTCGAAGCCAAATCCCTCGACGAGGACGAGATGGCTTGGGCGCAGGACCACCTTCGCATCCTCTCGGGGCTCTACGGCCTTCTCCGGCCCCTCGACCGGATCGAGCCTTATCGGCTCGAGATGGGCAGCCGTCTCGAGACGCCGCGCGGCAAATCGCTCTATGACTATTGGGGCGACACGCTCGCACAGGCGCTCAACGCGCAGGCGGAAAAGCTGGGCACCGAGACACTCGTCAACTGCGCGAGCCAGGAGTATTTCGGCGCCGTCTCGCCCGATGCGTTGAAACTCAGGGTCATCACGCCGGTCTTCATGGAAGAGAAGAACGGCGAGCCCAAGGTGGTGAGCTTCTATGCCAAGCGCGCCCGTGGCGCGATGGCCCGGTTCATCGTGCAGAAGCGGCTGACCGACCCTGATGCACTGCGGGATTTCGACAGCGGAGGCTATGAGTATCGCGCCGACCTGTCCGAGGGCGACCGGATCGCCTTCGTTCGTCCGGGCTGA
- a CDS encoding queuosine precursor transporter, translating to MRYMTGILAMAAIVVASNILVQFLILDGLLTWGAFTYPLAFLVTDIMNRIYGVAAARRVVLVGFVVGVLSSLVGSQIMLEHGPAVALRIAVGSATAFLVAQLLDVVIFDRLRGGAWWRAPLVSTVVGSSVDTALFFSIAFAASITVFGPDADAAINWAWEPVPFLLSGPVAPLWITLAVTDWGVKLCVGIISLIPFRIIVRKVSHGLG from the coding sequence ATGCGATACATGACCGGCATTCTTGCCATGGCCGCCATCGTGGTGGCGTCGAACATCCTGGTTCAGTTCCTGATCCTGGACGGGCTTCTGACCTGGGGGGCGTTCACCTATCCGCTGGCATTCCTGGTCACTGATATCATGAACCGCATCTATGGCGTGGCCGCGGCCCGGCGTGTCGTGCTCGTCGGGTTCGTCGTCGGCGTGCTTTCGAGCCTTGTCGGATCGCAGATCATGCTCGAGCATGGGCCGGCAGTCGCTTTGCGCATCGCTGTGGGATCCGCCACGGCGTTTCTCGTCGCGCAACTTCTGGACGTGGTTATCTTCGACCGGCTACGGGGGGGTGCATGGTGGCGCGCTCCGCTCGTTTCGACCGTCGTGGGGTCGTCGGTGGACACGGCCCTTTTCTTCTCGATCGCCTTCGCGGCCAGCATCACCGTCTTCGGCCCCGACGCCGACGCGGCGATAAACTGGGCGTGGGAGCCGGTGCCGTTCCTGCTGAGTGGCCCGGTGGCACCGCTCTGGATCACCCTCGCGGTCACCGATTGGGGCGTGAAGCTGTGCGTGGGCATCATCTCGCTGATTCCATTTCGCATCATCGTGAGAAAGGTTTCGCATGGTCTTGGGTAA
- a CDS encoding LptA/OstA family protein translates to MTGLIRTIVTVVCLGIGATALHAQGAQVAFGASPQESDLPVEVTADNLAVDQNDGTAIFTGGVVIAQGAMRLSAPWVKVHYVEDETGRIDRLEAKQGVTLVSGEDAAEAASADYNVQTGVITMSGDVLLVQGRNAITGDNMFVDTVAGTARMTGRVKTVLQPQSDTQ, encoded by the coding sequence ATGACGGGTTTGATCCGCACGATCGTGACGGTGGTGTGTCTTGGTATTGGCGCGACCGCCCTTCATGCGCAAGGCGCGCAGGTGGCGTTCGGCGCCTCGCCGCAGGAAAGCGACCTGCCGGTCGAGGTGACTGCGGACAACCTCGCGGTCGATCAGAATGACGGCACCGCCATCTTCACCGGCGGCGTGGTCATCGCGCAGGGCGCGATGCGTCTTTCGGCGCCGTGGGTCAAGGTCCATTACGTCGAGGATGAGACGGGCCGCATTGACCGCCTGGAGGCCAAGCAGGGCGTCACGCTTGTCAGCGGCGAGGACGCGGCAGAGGCGGCGAGCGCGGACTACAATGTGCAGACCGGCGTGATCACCATGTCGGGCGATGTTCTTCTGGTCCAGGGACGCAACGCGATCACCGGGGACAACATGTTCGTGGATACCGTGGCGGGCACCGCGCGCATGACGGGCCGAGTGAAGACGGTGCTTCAGCCGCAATCGGATACACAATGA
- a CDS encoding ribonuclease D: MTNTLYRGDLPDDLDLGPIVAIDCETMGLRPHRDRLCVIQMSGGDGNAHLVQIEKGQSEAPNLLRMLEDPDVLKLFHFGRFDIAALLNAFGALTAPVYCTKIASKLVRTYTDRHGLKYLLQELLGVDISKQQQSSDWGAETLSEAQLEYAASDVLYLHRLRDELNARLLREGRMEMAQACFDFLPMRARLDLAGWPDEDIFAH; encoded by the coding sequence ATGACAAACACGCTGTACCGGGGCGATTTGCCCGATGATCTCGACCTCGGGCCCATCGTGGCCATAGATTGCGAGACGATGGGCCTTCGACCGCATCGCGACCGGCTGTGTGTCATCCAGATGTCGGGTGGGGACGGGAACGCGCACCTGGTCCAGATCGAGAAAGGCCAGAGCGAGGCGCCGAACCTCCTGCGGATGCTGGAAGATCCCGACGTACTGAAGCTCTTTCACTTCGGGCGGTTCGATATCGCGGCCCTGCTGAACGCTTTCGGCGCGCTGACGGCGCCCGTCTATTGCACCAAGATCGCCAGCAAGCTCGTCCGCACCTATACCGATCGGCACGGCCTGAAATATCTTCTCCAGGAACTTCTGGGCGTCGATATCTCGAAACAGCAGCAGAGTTCGGACTGGGGCGCGGAGACGCTGAGCGAGGCGCAACTCGAATATGCCGCGTCGGACGTGCTCTACCTGCATCGACTGCGCGACGAGCTGAATGCACGCCTGCTTCGCGAAGGGCGCATGGAGATGGCGCAAGCCTGCTTCGACTTTCTTCCCATGCGTGCACGTCTCGATCTGGCCGGATGGCCGGACGAAGACATTTTCGCGCACTGA
- the mepA gene encoding penicillin-insensitive murein endopeptidase: MKRILAICAVLALAACGESEAQSEASVKSIDIPGAMQKVPAKQLFGARATGSRQAPAPYGGYSKGCLAGGVQLPETGPTWQAMRLSRNRNWGHPETIDFIQRLSAKAAQQPGWNGLYIGDISQPRGGPMLTGHRSHQVGLDIDIWMRPANRLNLSRTERENLSSISMRRSKGAFTNGDWTRAHHEIIKAAAQDPRTARIFVFPGAKVRMCKDETGDRSWLNKIRPWYGHHYHFHVRLKCPRGARGCVDQSPPPRGDGCADAQRWVNNILNPPPPDPDAPKPKPRVELTMANLPNQCVSVLQSP; the protein is encoded by the coding sequence ATGAAACGGATTCTGGCAATTTGCGCGGTCCTCGCGCTGGCGGCATGCGGCGAGTCCGAAGCGCAGTCCGAGGCGAGCGTCAAGAGCATCGACATTCCCGGCGCGATGCAGAAGGTGCCGGCCAAGCAACTTTTCGGCGCGAGAGCGACCGGGTCACGGCAAGCGCCGGCACCCTATGGCGGATATTCGAAAGGATGCCTTGCCGGTGGTGTGCAGCTTCCGGAGACGGGACCGACATGGCAGGCCATGCGTCTGAGCCGCAACCGCAACTGGGGTCATCCCGAGACGATCGATTTCATCCAGAGGCTTTCGGCCAAGGCGGCGCAACAACCGGGTTGGAACGGGCTTTACATCGGGGATATCAGCCAGCCGAGGGGCGGACCGATGCTGACCGGGCATCGCAGCCACCAGGTCGGTCTCGATATCGACATCTGGATGAGACCGGCGAACCGCCTGAACCTGAGCCGCACCGAGCGCGAGAACCTGTCGTCGATCTCGATGCGCCGGTCCAAGGGCGCGTTTACCAACGGGGACTGGACCCGCGCGCATCACGAGATCATCAAGGCCGCTGCGCAGGATCCGCGAACGGCGCGCATCTTCGTGTTCCCGGGGGCCAAGGTCCGGATGTGCAAGGACGAAACCGGCGATCGGTCCTGGCTCAACAAGATCCGGCCATGGTATGGGCATCACTACCATTTCCACGTCCGGCTGAAATGTCCGCGGGGCGCGCGGGGATGCGTGGACCAATCGCCGCCGCCGCGTGGTGACGGATGCGCAGACGCGCAGCGCTGGGTCAACAACATCCTCAACCCGCCGCCGCCGGATCCCGACGCTCCGAAGCCGAAGCCTCGGGTCGAGTTGACCATGGCGAACCTGCCCAACCAGTGCGTAAGCGTGTTGCAGTCCCCGTAA
- a CDS encoding YggT family protein, translating to MLAIYGPLQLILSVVYWVILIHVIMSWLISFQVLNLNQQFVAQIWYGLNRLLEPIYGPIRRILPDTRPLDLAPLVAFLIVISLQMYILPVIFGFA from the coding sequence ATGCTGGCGATTTACGGACCTCTGCAACTGATCCTGTCGGTCGTCTACTGGGTGATCCTCATCCATGTCATCATGAGCTGGCTCATCAGCTTCCAGGTCCTGAACCTCAACCAGCAATTCGTCGCCCAGATCTGGTACGGTCTCAATCGCCTGCTCGAGCCCATTTACGGCCCCATCCGACGCATCCTGCCCGACACGCGCCCGCTGGATCTCGCGCCGTTGGTCGCCTTTCTCATCGTGATTTCACTCCAGATGTACATCCTTCCGGTGATCTTCGGTTTCGCCTGA